In Acanthopagrus latus isolate v.2019 chromosome 16, fAcaLat1.1, whole genome shotgun sequence, one DNA window encodes the following:
- the LOC119034431 gene encoding sorting nexin-14-like isoform X10, whose amino-acid sequence MGCIGAFLQRIRRGMKLDRFRELGRQYPLFCFLLLALLLSTVLLNRYIHIIMVFWSFLAGVVTFYCSLGPESLLPNIFMSIKPKSKSYQQELFPLGHSCAVCGKIKCKRHRPTLLLENYQPWLDLKVPSKVDASLSEILELVLENFVYPWYRDITDDEAFVDELRVTLRFFAAVLVRRTQKVDVASLITRKLLKVSMKHIEIISKARQRVKNSEFLQQAALEEYGPDLHVALRSRRDELLYLRKLTEMLFPYILPPKATDCRSLTLLIREVLAGSVFLPSMDYLADPDTVNHLLLIFIDNSPPEEATEPASTLVPFLQKYSDIRNKKPSVLKLELKEIREQQDLLFRFMNFLKQEGAVHVLQFCLAVEEFNDRILCPELSDSEKMMLHEEVKKIYETYCLDESIDKIRFDPFIVEEIRNIAEGPYPQVVKLQTMRCLFEAYEHVLSLLENVFTPMFCHSDEYFRQLLRGAESPARNSRMSRNTSKRGESFGISRIGSKIKGVFKSTTMEGAMLPSYGLVEGEDDMVEEAMMVLEDDSPMEAASTPSTPRNLSAWNITIPYIDFYDDDVKRERIPVFCIDVERNDRKAVGHETEHWSVYRRYLEFYVLESKLTEFHGSFPDAQLPSKRIIGPKNYEFLTSKREEFQEYLQKLLQHPELSNSQLLADFLSPHSMESQFLDKMLPDVNLGKIIKSVPSKLIKEKGQHLEPFIQSFFNSCESPKPKPSRPELTILSPTSENDKKLFNDLFKNNANRSELTEKRHNQNYFMEMITVEGVYDYLMFLGRVVFHIPDWLHHLLMTGRMLLKNTIEAYTDYYLQYKLNQVVQEHRLVSLITLLRDTVFCESSAPRSAQDKQRRAKKTFEEMMTYIPDFLAKCIGEEAKYEGVRLLFDGLQQPVLNKQLTYVLLDIAIQELFPELNKVQKEASVMAPWM is encoded by the exons ATGGGATGCATCGGGGCCTTTCTGCAGAGAATAAGGCGCGGGATGAAGCTGGACCGGTTCAGAGAGCTGGGCCGACAGTACCCGCTGTTCTGCTTTCTGctgctggccctgctgctgTCCACCGTGCTGTTAAACAG ATATATACACATTATAATGGTGTTCTGGTCCTTCCTGGCTGGAGTCGTCACCTTCTACTGCTCTCTGGGGCCAGAGTCTCTGCTCCCCAACATCTTCATGTCCATCAAGCCAAAGAGCAAG TCCTACCAACAGGAGCTGTTTCCGCTGGGCCACAGCTGTGCTGTCTGTGGAAAAATCAAATGCAAAAGGCACAG ACCGACTTTATTACTGGAAAACTACCAGCCATGGCTCGACCTGAAAGTTCCCTCTAAGGTGGATGCGTCTCTTTCAGAG ATTCTGGAGCTGGTTCTGGAAAACTTTGTGTATCCATGGTATAG AGACATCACTGATGATGAGGCGTTTGTGGATGAACTGAGGGTGACTCTGCGCTTCTTTGCAGCTGTGTTGGTCCGCCGAACCCAGAAG gtggatGTGGCGTCCCTCATCACGCGAAAGCTTCTCAAAGTTTCCATGAAGCACATTGAAATAATCAGCAAGGCGAGACAGAGAG TGAAGAACTCTGAGTTTCTTCAACAAGCAGCCCTGGAGGAGTACGGCCCGGACCTCCACGTGGCCCTTCGCAGCCGCAGAGATGAGCTCCTCTACCTGAGGAAGCTGACGGAGATGCTCTTCCCCTACATCCTGCCGCCCAAGGCTACAGACTGCAG ATCTCTTACTCTCCTGATAAGAGAAGTCTTGGCTGGttctgtcttccttccttcAATGGACTACTTGGCCGATCCT gACACAGTGAATCATTTGCTTTTGATATTTATCGACAACTCCCCC CCTGAAGAGGCCACAGAGCCCGCTTCAACATTGGTTCCTTTCCTGCAGAAGTACTCCGATATCCGCAACAAAAAGCCCTCT GTGCTGAAGCTGGAGCTGAAGGAAATCCGAGAGCAGCAAGACCTTCTCTTCCGCTTCATGAACTTCCTGAAGCAAGAAGGGGCCGTCCACGTGCTCCAGTTCTGCCTCGCGGTTG AGGAATTCAACGACAGGATATTGTGCCCGGAGCTGTCCGACTCGGAGAAGATGATGCTCCacgaggaggtgaagaagatcTACGAGACCTACTGTTTGGACGAGAGCATTGACAAGATCCGCTTCGACCCCTTTATAGTGGAAGAAATACGCAACA TTGCAGAGGGCCCGTATCCGCAGGTGGTGAAGCTGCAGACCATGAGGTGTTTGTTTGAGGCCTACGAGCACGTGCTGTCCCTCCTGGAGAACGTTTTCACCCCCATGTTTTGTCACAGCGACGAG TACTTCCGCCAGCTTCTGAGAGGGGCCGAGTCCCCTGCCAGGAATTCCAGGATGAGCAG GAACACGTCGAAGAGGGGCGAGTCCTTCGGGATCAGCCGCATTGGCAGTAAGATCAAAGGGGTGTTCAAGAGCACTACCATGGAGGGGGCCATGCTGCCATCCTACGGgctggtggagggagaggacgaTATG GTGGAGGAAGCCATGATGGTGCTGGAGGACGACTCCCCCATGGAGGCGGCCTCCACCCCCAGCACCCCTCGGAACCTCTCAGCCTGGAACATCACCATCCCGTACATCGATTTCTATGACGACGAcgtgaagagggagaggattCCTGTGTTCTGTATCGATGTGGAGCGCAACGACCGGAAGGCAG TGGGACACGAGACTGAGCACTGGTCTGTGTACAGAAGATACCTGGAGTTCTACGTCCTCGAATCGAAGCTCACTGAGTTTCATG GCTCGTTTCCAGATGCACAGTTGCCTTCGAAGAGAATCATCGGTCCCAAGAATTATGAGTTCCTCACATCCAAGCGAGAGGAGTTCCAGGAATACCTTCAG aAACTTCTACAGCACCCGGAGCTGAGCAACAGTCAGCTCCTCGCCGACTTCCTGTCCCCTCATAGTATGGAGTCTCAGTTCTTGGACAAGATGCTACCTGACGTCAACCTGG GGAAAATCATTAAGTCAGTTCCCAGCAAGCTGATAAAAGAG aaaGGGCAGCATCTGGAGCCCTTCATCCAGTCCTTCTTCAACTCTTGTGAATCTCCCAAACCCAAACCCAGCCGCCCCGAGCTCACCATCCTGAGCCCCACCTCAGAAAACGATAAAAAG CTCTTCAACGACCTGTTCAAAAACAATGCCAACCGGTCAGAGTTGACTGAGAAGAGACACAATCAGAATTACTTCATGGAGATGATCACTGTTGAAGGGGTGTATGACTACTTAATGTTTTTGG GACGAGTTGTCTTCCACATTCCAGACTGGCTGCACCACCTGCTAATGACAGGCAGGATGCTGCTCAAGAACACAATCGAAGCCTACACAGATTATTACCTTCAGTACAAGCTGAACCAGGTGGTGCAGGAGCACCGGCTCGTCTCCCTCATCACTCTGCTTAGAG ACACAGTTTTTTGTGAGAGCAGTGCACCCCGCTCGGCTCAAGACAAGCAGAGGCGGGCGAAGAAGACATTTGAGGAGATGATGACCTATATTCCAG ACTTCCTCGCGAAATGTATCGGAGAAGAGGCCAAGTACGAAGGCGTACGTCTGCTCTTTGATGGACTCCAGCAGCCAGTTCTGAACAAACAG CTGACATATGTGCTGTTGGACATCGCAATTCAAGAACTCTTTCCGGAGCTGAACAAG GTCCAAAAGGAGGCGTCTGTGATGGCTCCGTGGATGTAA